The proteins below are encoded in one region of Ereboglobus luteus:
- a CDS encoding glycosyl hydrolase 115 family protein: MIKSSLRIIFLTLLLGLSASFVRAQVTLATAMNETNTFALRHDSAQTVIVYDSKDAGVIETSARLFSDDIKRVTKKTVAVSTKPAANCVVVGTLGQSALIDKWAAEGKLADIDSIRGKWECYTIQLIRDPQPGVKTALVIAGSDRRGAAYGLLSISELIGVSPWYWWADVPVAKKSEIVLQVTKVVSKPPTVKYRGIFINDEDWGLTNWAKNTFEPGTKIGPKTYDKVCELMLRMKANYLCPAMHGSSDPFNKYPENKEIADSYAIVMGSTHCEPLLFNNATEWDKKTMGEWNFAQNRDMISKVLRQRVKENGRYENVYTLALRGVHDKAMAGSNKMVDRVRTLEAAIADQRDILSDVIKKPLTDIPQAFTPYKEVLDVYSHGLKVPDEVTLIWADDNYGYMKRLSDPYEQKRSGRAGVYYHVSYLGRPHDYLWMGSNSPALMYEELRKAYDTTADRIWLLNVGDIKSCEFHMQFFIDMAWDINAFNYTKVASYQAKWLSRMFGEKNYRDYLDVTTNFYRLAFSRKPELMGWGYEWNVDQRAEHREKITDTEFSFVNYKEAEKRLADYDRIGKLADRLMSGLPKDQQPAFFQLVYYPVRGAELMNRVHLNAQKNRMYARQGRAATNGIAADVEKYYRKLEALTAIYNNQLDGKWNGMMQLRMGGPTAYHQLPPMENIQLPDTPDFGIQAEGEDVQSGVRSYNALPCFNPYLQRGYYVDIYNKSTQSLSWTLTTSAPWIVVTRNNGETLTENRVVVGVDWNKVPDGEENLLGTIEITANNIKKQVLVSAFNPATPKREEVGGIYIEDNGIVSIPAAGFARKKENNKIKMRMINNLGFEDKCVQFGNPVQSKHSPTNLNSPYVEYDFYTFHAGQVDVYTYMLPTYQLFNDPDFAGHEITNAETRFGIRIDGGAIMAPTTSTSEYTKAWYDNVVRNCAIGKSTLYIDKPGKHTLRVICGTPGLVLQKFVIDLGGMKRSYMGPPSTRVSVRN; encoded by the coding sequence ATGATCAAGTCATCACTCAGAATTATATTTTTAACGCTGCTTCTCGGGCTTTCCGCGTCTTTTGTCCGCGCCCAAGTCACACTCGCGACTGCGATGAACGAAACCAACACGTTCGCCCTTCGCCACGACTCCGCGCAAACCGTCATCGTTTACGACTCAAAGGACGCCGGCGTCATCGAAACATCCGCGCGCCTTTTTTCCGACGACATCAAGCGCGTCACCAAAAAAACCGTCGCTGTCAGCACCAAGCCCGCTGCGAACTGCGTCGTCGTCGGCACTCTCGGTCAAAGCGCGCTCATCGACAAATGGGCCGCCGAGGGCAAGCTTGCCGACATCGATTCGATTCGCGGAAAATGGGAATGTTACACCATCCAGCTTATCCGCGATCCGCAACCCGGCGTCAAAACGGCGCTCGTGATTGCGGGCAGTGACCGGCGCGGCGCGGCCTACGGGCTCCTCTCGATTTCCGAACTCATCGGCGTGTCGCCGTGGTATTGGTGGGCCGATGTTCCCGTGGCGAAAAAATCCGAGATTGTTCTTCAGGTGACCAAGGTCGTGTCGAAACCGCCAACCGTGAAATACCGCGGCATTTTTATTAATGATGAGGATTGGGGGCTGACGAATTGGGCCAAAAACACCTTCGAGCCCGGCACGAAAATCGGTCCGAAAACCTACGATAAAGTGTGCGAGCTCATGTTGCGCATGAAGGCAAACTATCTTTGCCCCGCGATGCACGGTTCATCGGACCCTTTTAATAAATATCCGGAAAACAAGGAAATCGCCGACAGCTACGCCATTGTGATGGGTTCCACGCATTGCGAGCCGCTTCTGTTTAATAATGCCACCGAGTGGGACAAGAAGACCATGGGCGAGTGGAATTTCGCCCAAAATCGCGACATGATAAGCAAAGTGCTGCGCCAGCGGGTCAAGGAAAACGGTCGCTACGAAAATGTATATACGCTCGCGCTCAGAGGCGTCCACGACAAGGCAATGGCCGGCAGCAATAAAATGGTTGACCGCGTGCGCACGCTGGAAGCCGCCATCGCTGATCAGCGCGATATCCTCTCCGATGTCATCAAAAAACCTCTCACCGATATTCCGCAGGCATTCACTCCCTACAAGGAGGTGCTCGATGTGTATTCGCACGGGCTGAAAGTGCCCGACGAGGTCACGCTCATCTGGGCGGACGACAACTATGGTTACATGAAACGCCTCAGCGATCCCTATGAGCAAAAACGCTCCGGTCGCGCCGGCGTGTATTATCATGTCTCCTACCTCGGCAGGCCCCATGATTATCTCTGGATGGGCAGCAACTCGCCCGCGCTCATGTATGAGGAATTGCGCAAAGCCTACGACACGACCGCCGACCGCATCTGGCTCCTCAATGTCGGCGACATCAAATCCTGCGAGTTTCACATGCAATTCTTCATCGACATGGCGTGGGATATCAACGCCTTCAATTACACCAAGGTTGCCAGCTATCAGGCCAAATGGCTCTCCAGGATGTTTGGCGAAAAGAATTACCGCGACTATCTCGACGTCACCACAAACTTCTACCGCCTGGCCTTTTCCCGCAAACCCGAGCTCATGGGTTGGGGCTACGAATGGAATGTGGACCAGCGCGCCGAGCATCGCGAAAAAATCACCGACACCGAGTTTTCATTTGTTAACTACAAGGAGGCCGAGAAGCGCCTGGCCGATTATGACCGCATCGGAAAACTTGCCGACCGCCTCATGAGCGGACTTCCGAAAGATCAGCAGCCCGCGTTTTTCCAACTTGTCTATTATCCAGTGCGCGGCGCCGAGCTCATGAACCGCGTGCACCTCAACGCGCAGAAAAATCGCATGTATGCCCGCCAGGGCCGCGCCGCGACCAACGGCATCGCCGCTGACGTTGAGAAATACTACCGGAAACTCGAAGCCCTCACGGCCATCTACAACAATCAGCTCGACGGAAAATGGAATGGCATGATGCAGCTCAGGATGGGCGGCCCCACCGCCTACCACCAACTGCCCCCGATGGAAAACATTCAGCTTCCCGACACGCCCGATTTCGGAATACAGGCCGAGGGTGAGGACGTGCAAAGCGGCGTCCGCAGCTACAACGCGCTTCCATGCTTCAACCCCTATCTCCAGCGCGGTTATTATGTGGATATCTACAACAAAAGCACGCAGTCGCTTTCGTGGACGCTCACCACGTCCGCGCCGTGGATTGTGGTCACCAGAAACAACGGTGAAACCCTGACGGAAAACCGCGTCGTGGTGGGTGTTGATTGGAACAAGGTTCCCGACGGCGAAGAAAACCTCCTCGGCACAATTGAAATCACCGCCAATAATATTAAAAAACAAGTCCTCGTCTCCGCCTTCAATCCCGCCACGCCGAAGCGGGAGGAAGTCGGCGGCATATATATTGAGGACAATGGAATCGTGTCCATTCCCGCCGCCGGATTCGCCCGCAAGAAGGAGAACAACAAAATCAAAATGCGCATGATAAATAATCTCGGGTTTGAGGACAAATGCGTGCAATTCGGCAATCCCGTCCAGTCCAAGCACAGCCCGACAAATCTGAATTCCCCCTACGTCGAATACGACTTCTACACATTCCACGCCGGCCAGGTCGATGTATACACCTATATGCTTCCGACCTACCAACTCTTTAACGATCCCGATTTCGCGGGGCACGAAATCACAAATGCCGAGACGCGTTTTGGCATTCGCATCGATGGCGGCGCGATCATGGCGCCAACCACCTCGACCTCTGAATACACCAAGGCCTGGTATGACAACGTGGTCCGCAACTGCGCGATCGGCAAAAGCACGCTCTATATAGACAAGCCAGGCAAGCACACCCTGCGCGTGATTTGCGGCACTCCGGGGCTCGTGCTTCAAAAATTCGTGATCGATCTCGGCGGCATGAAACGCTCCTACATGGGCCCGCCTTCGACGCGTGTATCCGTGCGCAATTAA
- a CDS encoding alpha-glucuronidase family glycosyl hydrolase — translation MIIGIALVANFAHAEDGYEFWLRYRLEADTARRNEYIQYCGGEVVAPESFKAGAAYLELKRALPAILGKAFQANNAKAGSIYVGGRNAHPAIASLVGAGELAGVGEEGFVLRTGAWEGRPATIIAANSTRGILYGTFALLRTLQLGGSLQGLHVVDAPKMRHRFANHWDNPVRGSIERGYGGKSIFDWNALPKKVDSRLNDWARMLASMRLNAVVVNNVNTAKNGLEGWRLLTPEFLPKLAALAGVLRPYGVKLYISVNFFSPSIVGSLDTADPADARVRAWWKNKAAEIYKVIPDFGGFLVKADSEGEPGPLKYKRTHAEGANMLAEALAPHGGYVYWRAFVYNAKGDRTPQAYNQFKPLDGKFAKNVFLQVKNGPVDFQVREPISTLFGAMPRTDLAVEFQITQEYTGQDRHVCFLGQMWSDVLRFPLKGEKNDARMWNTTDAIAGVMNINDSRNWTGHLLAQANTYAFGRLAWNPETSPDEIASDWVRLTFGRDPVVVKTIVSILRDSWPAYENYTSPFGIGMLCDRGKHIDPAPASRGSVHRADAKGFGTNRTAAKGSGYAGQFSEPWRSRYEKLGTCPEELLLFFHHVPYTHKLKNGTTVIQAFYDRHNEGVATARDFTERWKALNKLIDKERYEHVRKKLSEQAGHAEKWRQSINDYFEKRSGIPDAGGGS, via the coding sequence GTGATCATAGGCATCGCGTTAGTCGCCAATTTCGCCCATGCCGAGGACGGCTACGAATTCTGGCTGCGCTACCGGCTCGAAGCGGACACCGCCCGCCGCAATGAATATATACAATATTGCGGCGGCGAGGTTGTGGCGCCGGAGTCGTTCAAGGCTGGCGCGGCATATCTGGAGCTCAAACGCGCGCTTCCGGCGATTCTCGGGAAGGCGTTTCAGGCAAACAACGCCAAGGCCGGATCCATTTACGTGGGCGGTCGCAATGCCCATCCCGCAATCGCATCGCTCGTCGGCGCCGGGGAACTTGCCGGGGTGGGGGAGGAGGGCTTCGTGTTGCGCACGGGCGCATGGGAGGGGCGTCCGGCGACAATCATTGCGGCAAACTCGACGCGCGGTATTTTATACGGAACCTTTGCGCTGTTGCGCACATTGCAACTCGGCGGTTCATTGCAGGGGCTGCATGTTGTTGACGCGCCCAAAATGCGCCATCGTTTCGCCAATCATTGGGACAACCCGGTCAGGGGCTCGATAGAGCGCGGTTATGGAGGGAAAAGCATATTCGATTGGAACGCATTGCCGAAAAAAGTGGATTCTCGATTGAACGACTGGGCGCGCATGCTCGCCTCGATGCGGCTCAACGCAGTCGTTGTTAACAACGTCAACACCGCCAAAAACGGGCTCGAAGGCTGGCGCCTGCTGACGCCGGAATTTCTACCCAAGCTCGCGGCGCTGGCCGGGGTGCTCCGTCCCTATGGCGTGAAATTATATATATCGGTTAATTTTTTCAGCCCCTCCATCGTGGGTTCGCTGGACACGGCGGATCCGGCGGACGCGCGCGTGCGCGCATGGTGGAAAAACAAGGCGGCGGAAATCTACAAGGTGATTCCGGATTTCGGGGGTTTCCTCGTCAAGGCCGACTCCGAGGGCGAGCCTGGCCCGCTCAAATACAAACGCACGCACGCCGAGGGCGCGAACATGCTGGCCGAGGCCCTCGCGCCGCACGGCGGTTATGTGTATTGGCGCGCATTTGTATATAACGCAAAAGGCGACCGCACCCCGCAGGCGTATAATCAATTCAAGCCTCTCGACGGCAAGTTTGCCAAAAATGTGTTTCTACAGGTCAAAAACGGCCCCGTCGATTTTCAGGTGCGCGAACCGATCTCGACCCTTTTCGGCGCGATGCCGCGCACCGATCTCGCTGTCGAATTCCAAATCACCCAGGAATACACGGGGCAGGACAGGCATGTGTGTTTCCTCGGGCAAATGTGGTCGGACGTGCTGCGCTTTCCGCTGAAGGGTGAGAAGAACGACGCGCGCATGTGGAACACGACCGATGCCATTGCGGGCGTGATGAATATTAACGACTCCCGAAACTGGACCGGGCACTTGCTCGCGCAGGCCAACACCTATGCTTTCGGTCGGCTCGCATGGAATCCGGAGACGTCGCCGGACGAGATCGCGTCGGACTGGGTGCGGTTGACCTTCGGACGCGATCCGGTGGTCGTGAAAACCATAGTGTCGATTTTGCGCGATTCCTGGCCGGCGTATGAAAATTACACAAGCCCGTTTGGAATCGGAATGCTGTGCGATCGCGGCAAGCACATCGACCCCGCCCCGGCCTCGCGCGGTTCCGTTCACAGGGCGGATGCCAAGGGCTTTGGAACCAATCGCACCGCGGCGAAAGGCTCGGGTTATGCCGGGCAGTTTTCCGAGCCCTGGCGCTCCCGGTATGAAAAACTCGGGACATGCCCGGAGGAGCTTTTGTTGTTTTTCCATCACGTGCCCTACACCCACAAACTCAAAAACGGCACGACGGTGATCCAGGCGTTTTATGACAGGCATAATGAAGGCGTGGCCACGGCGCGCGATTTCACGGAACGCTGGAAGGCACTCAACAAGCTCATAGACAAGGAGCGTTATGAGCACGTCCGGAAAAAGTTGTCCGAACAAGCCGGGCACGCTGAAAAATGGCGGCAGTCCATAAACGACTATTTTGAAAAACGCTCCGGCATTCCCGATGCCGGGGGCGGTTCGTGA
- a CDS encoding glycoside hydrolase family 28 protein has translation MKIFRNIAIFLALATALNAADIRSLYDVRDHGAKGDGATLDTAAIQKTIDTCTAEGGGTVWFPAGTYLVGTVHIKDNVTLHLTAGATILGSPNVEDYTEVEKLYRQGLISGTKGKATYPQRHLIYARDAKNVAIEGAGAIDGNGDSYFSEDMKSVKLRPTPMLEFLNSTGVRLENITIRNAPCWTVHVKNCEDVKIRGCSIVNNLRVINSDGIGIDSSRKVMISDCRIESGDDCIVLKTTKMGDRTPPVEHVTVTNCVMISSASALKLGTESHGDFRHVYMSNCTITDSRTGIALFVKDGGTMQNIRFSNISITTKRKWDKGNEWPIIMDINRRQKSSRLGAIRDVLFSDITIYTRGRSIITGHPNSPIENLVFRNIFLSMVGDEDLTKAKKISGGASGVEVEVDYGKIPASLILANAKDPVVDGYNVRWGKGKFQQPRHVIYGDRLENARISGIFNPASSPSLDAVILERSKPAAK, from the coding sequence ATGAAAATCTTCCGCAACATCGCCATATTCCTCGCGCTCGCCACCGCGCTCAATGCCGCTGACATCCGCTCGCTTTACGACGTCCGCGACCACGGCGCCAAGGGCGACGGCGCCACGCTCGACACCGCCGCCATCCAGAAAACCATCGACACATGCACCGCCGAGGGCGGCGGCACCGTCTGGTTCCCCGCGGGCACCTATCTCGTCGGCACCGTCCACATCAAGGACAACGTCACTCTTCACCTCACCGCCGGCGCCACCATCCTCGGCAGCCCCAACGTCGAGGACTACACCGAAGTCGAAAAACTCTACCGGCAGGGCCTTATCAGCGGCACCAAAGGCAAGGCAACCTACCCGCAACGTCACCTCATCTACGCTCGCGACGCCAAAAACGTTGCCATCGAGGGAGCCGGTGCCATCGACGGCAACGGCGACTCCTACTTCAGCGAGGACATGAAAAGCGTAAAACTTCGTCCGACACCCATGCTTGAATTCCTCAACTCCACCGGCGTTCGCCTCGAAAACATAACCATCCGCAACGCCCCCTGCTGGACCGTCCACGTGAAAAATTGCGAGGACGTGAAAATCCGCGGTTGCAGCATCGTCAACAATCTCCGCGTCATAAACTCCGACGGCATCGGCATCGACTCCTCGCGCAAAGTGATGATCTCCGACTGCCGCATCGAATCCGGCGACGACTGCATCGTCTTAAAAACGACAAAAATGGGCGACCGCACCCCGCCCGTCGAACACGTCACCGTCACCAACTGTGTGATGATCAGCTCCGCCTCTGCGCTCAAACTCGGCACCGAAAGCCACGGCGATTTCCGCCACGTTTACATGAGCAACTGCACCATCACCGACTCCCGCACCGGCATCGCGCTCTTCGTCAAGGACGGCGGCACCATGCAGAATATCCGCTTTTCCAACATCTCCATCACCACCAAGCGCAAATGGGACAAGGGCAACGAATGGCCCATCATCATGGACATCAACCGCCGCCAAAAAAGCTCCCGCCTCGGAGCCATCCGTGACGTGCTCTTTAGTGACATTACCATCTACACCCGAGGTCGCAGCATCATCACTGGACACCCTAATTCCCCCATCGAAAACCTCGTTTTCCGCAACATCTTTCTTTCCATGGTTGGCGACGAAGACCTCACCAAGGCTAAAAAAATCTCCGGCGGCGCTTCCGGTGTCGAGGTCGAGGTTGACTACGGAAAAATCCCCGCCTCGCTCATTCTTGCCAACGCCAAAGATCCCGTCGTCGACGGCTATAATGTCCGCTGGGGCAAGGGAAAATTCCAGCAACCCCGACACGTCATCTATGGCGACCGTCTTGAAAACGCCCGCATCAGCGGCATCTTTAATCCCGCCAGCTCTCCCTCGCTCGACGCGGTCATTCTCGAGCGCTCGAAACCCGCGGCGAAGTAA
- a CDS encoding SGNH/GDSL hydrolase family protein — MNIKGSFHSVLPAFFIALFVACAGQLAARQTDSARTDGMHWVGTWAASAQKVEAKLMPPSLPELGNVTIRQIVRVSIGGKQMRVRFSNAFAKAGNDLRITAATVAVSNGSHKIKANTLKPLAFQGRSSVAIPAGKLMISDPLDFDLAPGADLTVTIHVEKHVNEVTGHRSARCKSFFQTGDAVAAPSLKSSVNTNTWFYLSGVDVSANENAAAIVCLGDSITDGRGSTEDENRRWPDFLARRLLANPETAHIGVLNQGIGGNTVCRGGKGEPALKRFERDVLLQTGVRWVIVLEGINDLGGGKTDADEIIAAYRRFIALAHKRGMRVFGGTILPCGGSFYAKKPQLEARRQRINDWIRTSGEFDAVIDFDATVRDPKNPDRMLKAADCGDHLHPGDKGYRMMADSIDLSLFK; from the coding sequence ATGAATATTAAAGGCAGTTTTCACTCTGTTCTCCCCGCTTTTTTTATCGCCCTGTTTGTCGCATGCGCGGGACAGCTTGCGGCGCGGCAGACGGACAGTGCGCGCACCGACGGCATGCACTGGGTTGGCACTTGGGCCGCGTCGGCGCAAAAAGTCGAGGCCAAGCTGATGCCGCCTTCGCTGCCTGAATTGGGCAATGTTACGATCAGGCAAATCGTGCGTGTTTCCATTGGCGGAAAACAAATGCGAGTGCGGTTTTCGAACGCGTTTGCGAAAGCGGGAAACGATTTGCGCATCACAGCCGCGACAGTGGCGGTTTCAAATGGCTCGCATAAAATCAAGGCGAACACACTCAAGCCTCTCGCGTTTCAAGGGCGGTCTTCGGTGGCGATTCCCGCCGGCAAGTTGATGATTTCCGATCCGCTCGATTTCGACCTGGCGCCGGGGGCCGACCTCACGGTGACCATTCATGTTGAGAAGCACGTGAACGAAGTCACCGGTCATCGGTCGGCGCGCTGCAAAAGTTTTTTTCAGACGGGCGACGCCGTTGCCGCGCCCTCGCTCAAATCATCCGTGAACACTAACACATGGTTTTATCTTTCCGGCGTGGACGTGAGTGCGAATGAAAACGCCGCGGCGATTGTGTGCCTGGGCGACTCCATCACCGACGGACGCGGTTCCACTGAGGACGAAAATCGCCGCTGGCCCGATTTCCTCGCGCGCCGCCTGCTGGCCAATCCCGAGACCGCGCACATCGGCGTGCTCAACCAGGGCATCGGCGGAAACACCGTTTGTCGCGGCGGCAAGGGCGAGCCCGCGCTCAAGCGTTTCGAGCGCGACGTGCTTTTGCAAACCGGCGTTCGCTGGGTGATTGTGCTCGAGGGCATCAATGATCTCGGCGGCGGCAAAACGGACGCGGATGAAATCATCGCGGCATACAGGCGGTTCATCGCGCTCGCTCACAAGCGTGGCATGCGTGTTTTTGGCGGAACCATATTGCCATGCGGCGGCTCCTTCTACGCGAAAAAGCCGCAACTCGAAGCCAGGCGCCAGCGCATCAATGACTGGATACGGACGAGTGGCGAGTTCGACGCGGTGATTGATTTCGACGCCACCGTGCGCGATCCCAAAAATCCGGACCGCATGTTGAAGGCGGCGGATTGCGGCGACCATCTGCATCCCGGCGACAAAGGCTACCGCATGATGGCCGATTCAATTGATCTCTCTCTTTTCAAATAA
- a CDS encoding SGNH/GDSL hydrolase family protein, producing the protein MKTPRTLILVAALMLVPITLAFAQDQKTDKAGPLPTTFFKNLNAGKQQTVVVYGTSLSVSGAWVTELEKYFKKTYRGKVTFVRAALSGRTSRWGLANLEKRVLSKNPDLVFIEFSANDSATKHKISIKKSEQNLDAMVRALREQNPQVDIVLQTMNPAWDSDAPKAGGKSYGSDRPQMEKYYAVYRDYAARNNLPLVDNFPVWREIMTKDMKRYKKMVSDGIHPDPDASREITWPAVKALLERARTAQ; encoded by the coding sequence ATGAAAACACCGCGCACGCTCATACTTGTCGCCGCGCTCATGCTCGTGCCAATAACACTCGCATTTGCCCAAGACCAAAAAACGGACAAAGCCGGGCCGCTGCCGACGACGTTTTTTAAAAACCTCAACGCGGGCAAACAGCAGACGGTCGTTGTCTATGGCACTAGCCTGAGTGTCTCGGGCGCTTGGGTGACGGAGCTCGAAAAGTATTTTAAGAAAACCTATCGCGGAAAGGTCACGTTTGTCCGGGCCGCGCTCTCAGGCCGCACCTCCAGATGGGGGCTGGCCAACCTGGAGAAACGCGTGCTCTCGAAAAATCCCGACCTGGTGTTTATCGAATTTTCGGCAAACGACTCGGCCACAAAGCACAAAATCTCCATTAAAAAATCGGAGCAAAACCTCGACGCGATGGTGCGCGCGTTGCGCGAGCAGAATCCGCAAGTCGACATTGTTCTTCAAACCATGAATCCAGCCTGGGATTCAGACGCGCCCAAGGCGGGCGGAAAATCATACGGCAGCGACCGCCCTCAAATGGAAAAATATTATGCCGTGTATCGCGACTACGCGGCTCGCAATAATCTGCCGCTGGTCGATAATTTTCCGGTGTGGCGGGAGATCATGACGAAGGATATGAAGCGTTATAAAAAAATGGTTTCCGATGGCATCCATCCCGACCCTGACGCCAGCCGCGAAATCACATGGCCCGCAGTAAAGGCGTTGTTGGAGCGCGCGAGGACTGCGCAATGA